One Paraburkholderia kururiensis DNA window includes the following coding sequences:
- a CDS encoding tetratricopeptide repeat protein, with protein sequence MLTAADSALRRARAFHERGALLDAEKGYRKILESDPDHAEALHLLGVLHFQHGRMEQADAAMRRSIERSPSALALANHASVLISLGRTDEALTRLDAALALNPSHLRALLWRAGVLADLGRHAEAVTAYDRLLELAPTLVEALWRRAAALGVLKRHTEALASCDRALAVDNRSFEAHRQRAQLLREMGRLEEALEHYAHALAIRPDNAEMLLMQGLTLADSGRLDAALASLNEAIAGRPDFVDALYNSAVMLERLGRYEDALARCTRAIALDARHAGALANRGNALYGLGRDAEALASYDAALDIAPRFVEVLCNRARVLTRLRRENEALESCGRAIEINGSYALAWFTRGRVLQRLHRYDEAIASYDRVLAIDPADTLAHFQRGNALRSLMRHDEALAAYDRVLAIDPENIATNFTKAFVYLQTGDFERGWPAYEWRWREDQVGAHKRAFAQPLWLGGESIEGKTILLHAEQGLGDTIQFCRYAKRVKALGARAVVEVQVPLKSLMEGMEGVDAVVGYGDPLPPFDVHCPLLSLPLVFRTDLASIPADVPYLSARPEHVEKWQARLGERTRPRIGIAWSGNPNHLDDHNRSIPLEELLPLLTDEVQWVSIQKVVRDEDLPVLEASPIVHFGDELGSFADTAGLVQCLDCVVTVDTSVGHLAGALGKPLWLMLPYLPDWRWLLERDDNPWYPTARLFRQSRAGEWGDVFERVRLALRSVARADFTALPM encoded by the coding sequence ATGTTGACAGCGGCCGACAGCGCCTTGCGTCGCGCACGCGCGTTTCACGAACGCGGTGCTTTGCTGGACGCGGAAAAGGGTTATCGCAAGATTCTCGAAAGCGATCCTGACCATGCGGAAGCGCTGCACCTGCTGGGGGTGCTGCACTTTCAGCACGGCAGGATGGAGCAGGCGGACGCGGCCATGCGGCGGTCCATCGAGCGCAGTCCGTCGGCGCTCGCGCTGGCCAATCACGCGTCGGTGTTGATCAGCCTTGGCCGTACCGACGAAGCGCTGACTCGTCTTGACGCCGCGCTCGCGCTCAATCCTTCGCACCTGCGCGCGCTGCTTTGGCGCGCCGGCGTGCTCGCCGATCTCGGTCGACATGCCGAAGCGGTCACGGCGTATGACCGCCTGCTCGAACTCGCTCCAACGCTGGTCGAGGCCTTGTGGCGGCGTGCGGCTGCGCTTGGCGTGCTCAAGCGCCATACGGAGGCGCTGGCCTCGTGCGATCGGGCGTTGGCCGTCGATAACCGGTCGTTCGAGGCGCATCGGCAGCGCGCACAACTGCTGCGCGAGATGGGCCGGCTCGAAGAAGCGCTCGAGCATTACGCCCACGCGCTCGCCATCCGGCCGGACAACGCCGAGATGTTGCTCATGCAAGGCTTGACGCTTGCGGATTCCGGCCGGCTCGACGCAGCGCTCGCGAGCTTGAACGAAGCCATTGCGGGGCGGCCGGACTTCGTCGACGCGCTGTACAACAGCGCCGTGATGCTCGAACGGCTTGGTCGATACGAGGACGCACTCGCGCGCTGCACTCGTGCCATCGCGCTGGACGCGCGGCACGCCGGCGCGCTCGCCAACCGTGGCAACGCGCTCTACGGTCTTGGGCGCGACGCCGAGGCGCTTGCCAGCTACGACGCAGCGCTCGATATTGCGCCGCGCTTTGTGGAAGTGCTCTGCAATCGCGCCAGAGTGCTGACCCGCCTGCGGCGCGAAAACGAGGCGCTGGAAAGCTGCGGCCGGGCCATCGAGATCAATGGTAGCTATGCGCTCGCATGGTTCACGCGAGGCCGCGTTTTGCAGAGGCTGCACCGCTACGACGAGGCCATCGCGAGTTATGACCGCGTGCTCGCCATCGATCCGGCCGATACGCTGGCGCATTTTCAGCGCGGCAATGCGCTGCGTTCGCTCATGCGTCACGACGAGGCGCTGGCCGCCTATGACCGCGTGCTGGCCATCGACCCCGAAAATATCGCCACGAATTTCACCAAGGCGTTCGTTTATCTGCAGACGGGCGACTTCGAGCGGGGATGGCCTGCCTACGAGTGGCGCTGGCGCGAAGATCAGGTAGGGGCTCACAAGCGTGCATTCGCGCAACCGCTGTGGCTGGGCGGTGAATCGATCGAAGGCAAGACGATCCTGTTGCACGCGGAGCAGGGTCTCGGCGACACCATCCAGTTTTGCCGCTACGCGAAGCGCGTCAAGGCGCTGGGCGCGCGCGCGGTGGTCGAAGTGCAGGTGCCGCTCAAGTCGCTGATGGAGGGCATGGAAGGCGTCGACGCGGTCGTCGGATACGGCGACCCGTTGCCCCCATTCGACGTTCACTGTCCGTTATTGAGCTTGCCGCTCGTGTTCCGCACCGACCTGGCGTCGATTCCGGCCGACGTGCCGTACCTGAGCGCGCGACCCGAGCACGTCGAGAAATGGCAGGCTCGCCTCGGCGAGCGTACGCGCCCGCGTATCGGCATCGCATGGTCCGGTAATCCGAACCATCTGGACGATCACAACCGTTCGATTCCGCTTGAAGAACTGCTGCCCTTGCTGACCGACGAGGTGCAGTGGGTCAGTATCCAGAAGGTGGTACGCGACGAGGACCTGCCGGTTCTGGAAGCATCGCCCATCGTGCATTTCGGCGACGAACTCGGCTCGTTTGCCGATACGGCGGGGCTCGTGCAGTGCCTCGACTGCGTCGTGACCGTCGATACGTCGGTGGGTCACCTTGCCGGTGCGCTCGGCAAGCCGCTATGGCTCATGTTGCCCTACCTGCCCGACTGGCGCTGGCTGCTTGAGCGCGACGACAACCCGTGGTACCCCACCGCACGGCTCTTCCGGCAGTCGCGCGCAGGGGAGTGGGGCGACGTGTTCGAGCGCGTCAGGCTGGCATTGCGCTCAGTCGCCCGTGCGGACTTCACCGCATTGCCCATGTGA